In the genome of Amia ocellicauda isolate fAmiCal2 chromosome 3, fAmiCal2.hap1, whole genome shotgun sequence, one region contains:
- the vps26c gene encoding vacuolar protein sorting-associated protein 26C produces MSASVDIRLKRANKVYHEGEVLAGIVVIVSREAVQHQGIFLTMEGVVNLQLSTKSVGVFEAFYNSVKPIQLISSNIEVVKPGKVPSGKTEIPFEFPLLVKGNKVLYETYHGVFVNIQYTLRCDMKRSLLAKDLSKTCEFMVHSLPQKGKLPPNPVDFTITPETLQNIKERSAPPKFLIRGRLNSTNCVITQPLTGELVVESSEVPIKSIELQLVRVETCGCAEGYAREATEIQNIQIAEGDVCHSLPIPIYMVFPRLFTCPTLETTNFKVEFEVNVVMVLHDDHLITENFPLKLCRV; encoded by the exons CGTGGTGATTGTGAGCCGGGAGGCAGTGCAGCACCAGGGCATCTTTCTGACCATGGAGGGTGTAGTGAACCTGCAGCTCAGCACCAAGAGTGTGGGTGTCTTTGAAGCCTTCTACAACTCTGTCAAG ccAATTCAGCTGATCAGCAGCAACATTGAGGTGGTCAAGCCAGGGAAGGTCCCCAGTGGGAAAACAGAAATTCCCTTTGAATTTCCACTGCTCGTTAAGGGGAACAAAGTGCTGTACGAAACTTACCACGGCGTCTTTGTCAACATCCAG TACACCCTGAGATGTGATATGAAGCGCTCCCTGCTGGCCAAAGACCTCAGCAAGACCTGCGAGTTCATGGTTCACTCTCTG cctCAGAAAGGGAAGCTCCCGCCCAACCCAGTGGATTTTACCATCACCCCCGAGACACTGCAGAACATCAAAGAG CGAAGTGCCCCCCCGAAGTTCCTAATCCGAGGCCGTCTCAATTCAACCAACTGTGTGATCACCCAGCCGCTGACCGGGGAGTTGGTGGTGGAGAGCTCGGAGGTGCCCATCAAGAGCATCGAGCTCCAGCTGGTCCGGGTGGAGACCTGCG GCTGTGCAGAGGGATATGCAAGGGAGGCTACAGAGATCCAGAACATCCAGATAGCAGAGGGAGACGTCTGCCACAGCCTCCCCATCCCCATCTACATGGTCTTCCCCCGGCTCTTCACCTGCCCCACCCTCGAGACCACCAACTTTAAAGTGG AGTTTGAAGTGAACGTTGTGATGGTTCTGCACGATGACCACCTCATCACAGAGAACTTCCCCCTGAAGCTGTGCCGGGTTtga